The Rattus rattus isolate New Zealand chromosome 1, Rrattus_CSIRO_v1, whole genome shotgun sequence genome includes a region encoding these proteins:
- the LOC116892956 gene encoding LOW QUALITY PROTEIN: zinc finger protein 816-like (The sequence of the model RefSeq protein was modified relative to this genomic sequence to represent the inferred CDS: inserted 1 base in 1 codon), translated as MSVALGNTLQGFLTFKDVVPEFTLEEWESLTYAQRALYMDVILETYNNLLSVENHLIRGKQGKILEQDTECNVHEHVNIQEKFCKWDEISKMTLDSTQSTPYKTHLRDSSLRSSNLERHRAGNTREVHKYKDCVQFSNECAIVGVNSGIHIENKEHKNTEFDKDFVCKHKVMLKQNINGKNLHQCSECEKCFTKTRKLHLHRRIHTGEKPYKCSECDKCFGCKGSLRIHQRIHTGEKSYKCSECDKCFVQQSHLTVHQRIHTGEKPYKCSECDKCFGQQSHRSIHQRIHTGEKPYKCSQCDKHFIQESCLKRHQRIHTGEKPYKCSECDKCFTNKLTLRSHMRIHTGEKPYKCSECDKCFGRKGSLRIHQRIHTGEKPYKCXVHQRIHTGEKPYKCSQCDKRFTQESCLRRHQRIHTGDKPYKCCQCDKYFAQEFYLSIHQRVHTGEKPYKCSECEKCFTEKGTLRNHMRIHTGEKPYKCSECEKCFTEKGTLRNHMRIHTREKPYKCSECDKSFVQQSQLIVHQRSHTGEKPYK; from the exons GGTTTCTTAACCTTCAAGGATGTGGTTCCAGAGTTCACACTAGAGGAATGGGAAAGTCTCACTTATGCTCAGCGGGCACTGTACATGGATGTGATTTTGGAGACATACAACAATCTATTGTCTGTGG aaaatcaTCTGATACGTGGAAAACAAGGGAAGATCTTGGAACAAGACACAGAGTGCAATGTCCATGAGCATGTGAATATCCAAGAGAAGTTTTGTAAATGGGATGAAATTAGCAAAATGACTCTAGATTCCACCCAAAGTACACCTTATAAAACTCATCTCCGAGATTCCTCCCTTCGGTCCTCAAACCTGGAAAGACATAGAGCTGGGAATACGAGAGAAGTTCACAAATATAAAGACTGTGTACAGTTTTCTAATGAATGTGCTATCGTTGGTGTAAATTCTGGAATCCACATAgagaacaaagaacacaaaaatacAGAATTTGATAAGGATTTTGTCTGTAAACATAAAGTGATGCTGAAACAAAACATTAATGGTAAGAACCTTCACCAATGTAGTGAATGTGAGAAGTGCTTTACCAAAACAAGGAAGCTCCATTTGCATcggagaattcatacaggagagaaaccttacaaatgtagtgaGTGTGACAAATGCTTTGGCTGCAAAGGTAGTCTGAgaattcatcagagaattcacacaggagagaaatcttacaaatgcagtgaatgtgacaaatgctttgtccaacaatcccatCTTACTgttcatcagagaattcacacaggagagaaaccttacaaatgcagtgaatgtgacaaatgctttggcCAACAATCTCATCGTAgtattcatcagagaattcatactggagagaaaccttacaaatgtagtcaATGTGACAAACATTTTATCCAAGAATCTTGTCTTAAGcgtcatcagagaattcatacaggagaaaaaccttacaaatgtagtgaatgtgacaaatgctttactAATAAACTCACTCTGAGAAGCCATatgagaattcatacaggagagaaaccttacaaatgcagtgaatgtgacaaatgctttggcCGCAAAGGTAGTCTGAgaattcatcagagaattcacacaggagagaaaccttacaaat gagttcatcagagaattcacacaggagagaaaccttacaaatgtagtcaATGCGACAAACGTTTTACCCAAGAATCTTGTCTTAGGcgtcatcagagaattcatacggGAGATAAACCTTACAAATGTTGTCAATGTGACAAATACTTTGCCCAAGAATTCTATCTTAGTATTCATCAGAGAGTTCATAccggagagaaaccttacaaatgcagtgaatgtgaGAAATGCTTTACTGAAAAAGGCACTCTGAGAAACCATatgagaattcatacaggagagaaaccttacaaatgcagtgaatgtgaGAAATGCTTTACTGAAAAAGGCACTCTGAGAAACCATATGAGAATTCATACaagagagaaaccttacaaatgcagtgaatgtgacaaatcCTTTGTCCAACAATCCCAACTTATTGTTCATCAGAGAagtcatacaggagagaaaccatacaaatGA